From Methanospirillum lacunae, one genomic window encodes:
- a CDS encoding DUF4114 domain-containing protein, translating to MKNYFRVDHVIVVIIMLAILFSGVGIACAAEYNNTGEGKPRGMDVYIGDIPYSASLGGNEQTTSQKGVGDFKVIVDDKNPSKSDPPWFTDLGTPNTSTPTSTPTPTPTPTPTPTTTAVIPIDTGGIGAQLCVLDNTSDVIVEFAFSDAWYKNVFALSSPRSVALGWSQGSGTSRTGSNFGATWNLGKFTKGQELIFSDTANGVTYYTGPASRNPDKIIHGAISLKNSTGTYQKYLVTFEDANGGGDKDYNDMEFYVSGNVSTSCTSTTDDSSSDSGGAAVIPVYVENSVCKCSSKYNSGGKTTCVAQFTYTNTANQTFTIPVHESSLPWNEFTGSGMVEQYRCQPTKFYVNASTNSPFWTNRFWNNIKWKLGNVQSVLVKCDKNTPACANSDAVCTDCKLHDGSR from the coding sequence ATGAAGAATTATTTCAGAGTTGATCATGTGATTGTTGTGATCATCATGCTTGCAATTCTCTTTTCAGGTGTGGGAATTGCATGTGCAGCAGAGTATAACAACACTGGAGAAGGAAAACCACGAGGTATGGATGTCTATATTGGAGATATTCCATATAGTGCTTCTCTTGGTGGGAACGAACAAACAACTTCACAAAAAGGTGTTGGTGACTTCAAAGTTATCGTTGATGATAAAAATCCTAGTAAATCAGACCCACCCTGGTTTACAGATCTTGGTACTCCCAATACATCTACACCAACCTCAACGCCGACTCCCACCCCAACACCAACACCAACTCCAACAACGACAGCGGTTATACCAATTGATACCGGAGGTATTGGCGCTCAACTCTGTGTATTAGACAATACAAGTGATGTAATTGTAGAGTTCGCTTTTTCAGACGCCTGGTATAAAAATGTGTTTGCATTATCAAGTCCACGCAGTGTTGCATTAGGGTGGTCACAGGGATCAGGAACAAGTCGAACAGGCTCTAACTTTGGTGCTACTTGGAATCTTGGCAAGTTCACCAAGGGACAAGAACTGATCTTTTCAGATACTGCAAATGGGGTAACATATTACACAGGTCCCGCTTCAAGAAATCCAGATAAGATTATTCACGGGGCAATAAGTCTTAAGAATTCCACGGGGACATATCAAAAATACCTTGTGACCTTTGAGGATGCTAATGGTGGTGGGGATAAGGACTATAATGATATGGAGTTTTATGTGAGTGGAAATGTATCCACATCATGTACTTCAACAACAGATGATTCCTCAAGTGATAGTGGTGGAGCAGCAGTCATCCCGGTTTATGTGGAAAATTCAGTATGCAAGTGCTCGTCAAAATACAACAGCGGTGGAAAGACGACATGTGTAGCCCAATTTACCTACACTAATACTGCAAACCAGACATTTACAATTCCAGTTCATGAAAGTAGCCTTCCATGGAATGAATTCACAGGATCAGGAATGGTTGAACAATACCGGTGTCAGCCAACAAAGTTCTATGTCAACGCTTCAACAAACTCCCCATTCTGGACAAATCGTTTCTGGAATAATATTAAGTGGAAGTTAGGAAACGTTCAGAGTGTTCTTGTAAAATGTGATAAAAATACTCCTGCGTGTGCAAACAGCGATGCGGTATGTACTGATTGCAAATTGCACGATGGATCAAGATGA
- a CDS encoding type IV pilin N-terminal domain-containing protein, whose protein sequence is MKSERAISEVIGAILLVAIVIAGIGIVGVFMTSTPPPKANQKAILSSSCIDCTGDSFVIVVKHEGGDTIDPKTLKYYLRTEYANGTPFERIQVYGTKFYQGDEFAVFTRDDICSLPSSSISYNNATSMKNGDVVLIYYKMKKS, encoded by the coding sequence ATGAAAAGTGAGAGAGCAATATCAGAAGTTATCGGAGCAATATTACTTGTTGCTATCGTAATTGCAGGCATAGGAATCGTCGGTGTATTTATGACGTCAACACCCCCACCAAAGGCAAATCAAAAGGCAATTTTAAGTTCCTCATGTATTGATTGCACCGGAGATTCATTTGTCATAGTTGTTAAGCATGAGGGAGGTGATACCATCGATCCTAAAACGCTCAAATATTATTTGAGGACTGAATATGCAAATGGTACTCCTTTTGAACGAATTCAGGTGTATGGCACTAAATTTTATCAAGGAGATGAATTTGCAGTATTTACCAGGGACGACATATGCAGTCTTCCAAGTTCGAGTATTTCTTATAATAACGCTACGAGTATGAAAAATGGAGATGTTGTCCTAATTTATTACAAGATGAAGAAAAGTTGA
- a CDS encoding type IV pilin N-terminal domain-containing protein gives MRKDYAVSEVIGAVILIGLVMGGIAIIGVILLSTPPPEKTPKASISSYCVRCDLQGTYEIIMYHGGGETLDRNITNFFLHTDDGKQEQITPWWVYDSTPEDCMFSDIGDSSLSGRETWTTSDYWKSGQTLRFRFISDKQPAGIDVRYIPYKSPMMSANFKNEIRDSTCVKDKNPDECTDPTAELTPKLKSVSCPAGCNGDCQAIFTYNLTSGSYSIPVHQSGKPWNYFQGSETAGTLEDFSSSTSEIDTVKVNFSKSVVWWLGRSKSEKATCG, from the coding sequence ATGAGGAAAGACTATGCCGTATCAGAAGTTATCGGGGCAGTCATCTTGATCGGCCTGGTTATGGGGGGAATCGCAATAATTGGAGTTATATTATTATCAACTCCTCCACCGGAGAAGACCCCTAAGGCATCAATAAGTTCGTACTGTGTCAGATGTGATCTTCAAGGCACATATGAAATTATCATGTACCATGGCGGGGGTGAGACGTTGGATCGTAATATTACCAATTTTTTTTTACACACAGATGATGGGAAGCAGGAGCAAATTACCCCTTGGTGGGTATATGACAGCACTCCTGAGGATTGTATGTTCTCTGATATTGGGGACAGTAGTTTATCAGGAAGGGAGACATGGACAACATCTGATTACTGGAAGAGTGGTCAGACACTTCGATTCAGATTTATAAGTGATAAACAACCTGCAGGGATAGATGTCAGGTACATTCCTTATAAATCTCCAATGATGTCTGCAAACTTTAAAAATGAGATCAGAGACAGTACCTGTGTCAAAGATAAAAACCCTGATGAATGCACTGATCCAACCGCGGAACTCACACCTAAATTAAAAAGTGTATCCTGCCCTGCCGGATGCAATGGAGATTGTCAGGCTATATTTACATATAATCTGACTTCAGGGAGTTATTCAATCCCGGTACATCAAAGTGGAAAGCCATGGAATTATTTTCAGGGTTCAGAAACTGCAGGGACCCTTGAGGATTTCTCCTCCTCTACATCGGAGATCGACACGGTAAAAGTAAACTTCTCAAAATCCGTGGTCTGGTGGCTCGGGAGATCCAAGAGTGAAAAAGCTACATGCGGGTAG
- a CDS encoding magnesium transporter CorA family protein yields MITQYITTSDGLTEIEDFRPGCWVKVVNPTEKEIAYLVGQFGMPIDFLTDPLDVDERARFEVDEGNTLILIRSARREPEEAAIPYITLPIGIILTQDLIITVTLTEVDVMEEFLSGWVRNHDTKQRTRFVLQLCYRTALRFLRYLKEINRMTGVIERNLHRSTTNDQLLGLFNLQKSLVYFTTSLRSNSLMVEKFSYQSVLDMTDEEHDLYEEMVIENKQALEMANIYTSIITGMTGTFASIINNNVNVVMKLLTSMTILIALPTMIASIYGMNVPLPLQEAPHAFLFVMGAALSLSAIGLFVLIRWKVL; encoded by the coding sequence ATGATCACCCAGTACATCACCACAAGCGATGGCCTCACCGAGATAGAGGACTTCAGGCCGGGATGCTGGGTTAAAGTTGTCAACCCGACCGAAAAAGAGATAGCATACCTTGTTGGCCAGTTTGGGATGCCAATTGACTTCCTTACTGACCCGCTTGATGTTGATGAACGTGCCAGGTTTGAGGTAGATGAGGGAAATACCCTAATCCTTATCAGGTCTGCACGACGAGAACCCGAAGAAGCGGCAATTCCATACATTACTTTGCCAATTGGCATTATTCTTACCCAGGATCTCATCATCACTGTCACACTCACTGAAGTTGATGTCATGGAGGAGTTTTTGTCAGGGTGGGTGAGAAATCATGACACAAAGCAACGAACCCGGTTTGTTCTGCAGCTCTGTTACCGTACTGCACTTAGGTTCCTGCGGTATCTCAAGGAGATCAACAGGATGACAGGTGTCATTGAGCGTAATCTCCACCGTTCAACCACTAATGACCAGCTTCTCGGATTATTTAATCTGCAGAAAAGTCTGGTGTATTTCACAACATCGCTCCGGTCCAACTCCCTTATGGTGGAGAAATTTTCTTATCAGAGCGTACTTGACATGACTGATGAGGAGCATGATCTCTATGAGGAGATGGTAATCGAGAACAAACAGGCACTTGAGATGGCCAATATTTATACATCCATCATCACCGGTATGACTGGGACCTTTGCCTCGATCATCAACAATAATGTCAATGTGGTGATGAAACTCCTCACCAGTATGACAATTCTCATTGCGTTGCCGACAATGATAGCCAGTATCTATGGTATGAATGTTCCCCTGCCTCTTCAGGAAGCACCGCATGCATTTCTTTTTGTCATGGGAGCAGCCCTTAGCTTATCTGCAATCGGATTATTTGTTCTCATTCGGTGGAAAGTTCTCTGA
- a CDS encoding helix-turn-helix transcriptional regulator, which produces MYTQMKEFRARFGYTQADLAARVGVRRETIVFLEKGKYNPSLRLAHQISQVLDTSIDELFLFDDEENPL; this is translated from the coding sequence ATGTATACCCAGATGAAAGAATTCCGTGCCCGGTTTGGATATACACAGGCAGATCTTGCTGCCCGGGTCGGAGTCCGGAGAGAAACCATAGTCTTCTTAGAGAAGGGTAAGTATAATCCTTCACTCAGACTAGCCCATCAAATCTCTCAAGTACTCGATACTTCAATTGATGAACTCTTTCTCTTCGATGATGAAGAGAATCCCCTGTAA
- a CDS encoding M13 family metallopeptidase → MVTHEVSVFLPVIGDKKFMQQQFRYFIYGMILVLFTLNGPVAALNPDDMDLSVKPGDDLFTYANGNWMERNPVPSDLSWYSSVTEVQQSVDDRVRSIIEEAAENPGNDGYEKPLVGTFYSTAIDQERANQIGMEPLRPELEKIAKAKNRDDIRNLTTYLMGFGIAPFFSFYADEDPGNSSMLIATIEQSGTSLPDREYYFRNDTESERVRDEFKGHIARMFVLNNESPEQADIDAEKVMRIETRLANASAPSHGYGKPDRRYFPCPVRRLNEVTDGIDWDGLLTSVNRTDLSVIDMYQPLYVREVGNILKEEPINDIKKFLTFKVLQFAAPYSSQAYEKENFDFNSKVLSGQEEMEPRWKRVIATMNSLMGGVIGKLYVEQYFTPEEKEHVKEIVENLKSTMRFRLANLTWMDPETRENATEKLDSMGIQIGYPDQFGNYRNLEVSNSSYLENVLNITCYYYRASLQIADTPSNPDTWYLSPHSVNAYYDTTRNKIVLPAGVLQPPFYDPSVDDAEHYGAIGSIIGHELTHGFDSPLRKFVKDGNETFLWNENDTTRYTEVTAPLVAQFDQMETLPDLYLNGTRTLPENAADLGGIVISWNAWQNTRTGNETIEISDANSSPNLNNTNSPSTFTDEQRFFLAYAQAWRGTIRDEELRNMVLIEEHPWNKYRVNAIPFNLDEFYAAFPQISPGDKLYRNDTARARVW, encoded by the coding sequence ATGGTAACCCATGAAGTGTCAGTTTTCCTTCCTGTAATTGGAGATAAGAAATTCATGCAACAACAGTTTAGATATTTTATCTACGGGATGATCCTTGTTCTTTTCACCCTGAATGGACCGGTAGCGGCTCTGAATCCTGATGATATGGATCTCTCAGTAAAACCAGGTGACGATCTTTTCACATACGCAAACGGGAACTGGATGGAGCGAAATCCCGTTCCTTCAGACTTGAGTTGGTACAGTTCTGTCACTGAAGTTCAACAATCGGTAGATGACCGGGTCAGGTCAATAATTGAGGAGGCGGCAGAGAATCCAGGTAACGATGGATATGAGAAACCTCTGGTTGGAACATTTTACTCGACTGCAATTGATCAGGAACGTGCCAATCAAATAGGAATGGAACCACTCCGGCCAGAACTGGAGAAGATAGCTAAAGCTAAAAATCGCGATGATATCAGGAACCTGACTACATACCTGATGGGTTTCGGAATAGCCCCATTCTTTTCATTTTATGCAGATGAAGATCCTGGAAATAGCAGCATGCTGATTGCCACAATAGAGCAGAGTGGAACGTCCCTGCCTGACCGTGAATACTATTTCAGGAACGACACAGAGAGCGAGAGGGTGAGAGATGAGTTCAAGGGTCATATCGCACGGATGTTTGTTCTGAATAACGAGTCACCAGAACAGGCTGATATCGATGCTGAAAAAGTGATGAGGATTGAGACAAGACTCGCTAATGCTTCTGCCCCTTCCCATGGGTATGGAAAACCTGATCGAAGGTATTTCCCTTGTCCGGTTCGACGCCTCAATGAAGTGACTGACGGAATTGACTGGGATGGTCTTCTCACTTCTGTTAACAGGACAGATCTCTCCGTCATAGATATGTACCAGCCTCTGTATGTCCGTGAAGTCGGAAATATTCTCAAGGAAGAACCAATTAATGACATCAAGAAGTTCCTGACATTTAAGGTGCTACAGTTTGCAGCCCCGTACAGCAGCCAGGCATATGAGAAGGAGAACTTTGACTTTAACAGCAAGGTCCTTTCAGGCCAGGAAGAGATGGAGCCAAGATGGAAGCGGGTTATTGCCACCATGAACTCCCTGATGGGTGGTGTTATCGGCAAACTCTATGTAGAACAGTATTTTACACCGGAAGAGAAGGAGCATGTCAAAGAGATCGTAGAGAATCTTAAGAGTACCATGAGATTCAGGCTTGCAAACCTGACCTGGATGGATCCTGAAACCCGGGAGAATGCAACAGAGAAACTCGATTCAATGGGGATTCAGATTGGGTACCCCGATCAATTCGGAAATTACCGAAATCTTGAGGTTTCAAATAGTTCATACCTTGAAAACGTCCTCAATATCACCTGTTACTACTACAGAGCAAGTTTGCAGATTGCTGACACACCATCAAACCCCGATACCTGGTACCTCTCACCACACTCAGTGAACGCTTACTACGATACGACCAGAAACAAGATCGTCCTGCCTGCAGGAGTTCTCCAGCCACCGTTCTATGATCCATCCGTGGACGATGCAGAACATTACGGGGCTATCGGCTCCATCATAGGGCATGAATTAACTCACGGGTTTGATTCTCCACTCAGAAAATTTGTGAAAGATGGGAACGAGACCTTCCTGTGGAATGAAAATGATACCACCCGATACACGGAGGTAACAGCACCATTAGTTGCACAATTTGATCAGATGGAGACACTTCCAGATCTCTATCTGAATGGTACCCGGACCCTGCCGGAGAATGCTGCAGATCTCGGAGGAATAGTTATTTCCTGGAATGCCTGGCAAAACACGCGGACAGGAAATGAAACAATAGAAATATCTGATGCTAATTCATCCCCGAACCTGAATAATACCAATTCTCCATCCACATTTACTGATGAACAACGGTTTTTCCTCGCGTATGCCCAGGCTTGGAGAGGCACAATCAGGGATGAGGAACTTAGGAATATGGTGCTCATTGAAGAGCATCCCTGGAATAAGTATCGGGTTAACGCAATTCCATTCAATCTCGATGAATTCTATGCAGCATTCCCACAGATAAGCCCGGGAGATAAATTGTATAGGAACGATACCGCCAGAGCAAGAGTCTGGTAA
- a CDS encoding carboxypeptidase-like regulatory domain-containing protein encodes MQELTKNWVDSRPSTTYSGSALNILLMKSRRTMGLQILIITSIISLIFILLVFSPVYADDISGVVGQYDNWDFENTPTVGMGIFPVVTLEPKEGSSLSIEPAGGIATQKNQVTISPFISTMSGKETNMIVGYMSGARADTTVTIEGKVSNDSDFQDLATITPDENGIFVWPVPTANKDIILFRVTSKTGDNQAISKTIKFTSSNSTEPVVKPVVTQKITPVQTIIPMITRNPSIPIPTILEISASTSMPKVGDKVVISGRLTDMDGNGISGARVTIDETGYQGASTSEPFDTTTTGSDGSFQFTLYVKFVNMVGLVANYAGDAKHQGTESNTLTFTSYA; translated from the coding sequence TTGCAAGAGCTCACAAAGAACTGGGTAGATAGCAGGCCCTCAACAACTTATTCAGGTAGTGCTCTCAACATTCTCCTGATGAAGAGCAGGCGGACCATGGGTCTTCAAATATTGATTATCACCTCAATCATCTCTCTCATTTTTATCCTGCTGGTTTTTTCTCCAGTATATGCAGATGATATTTCCGGCGTTGTCGGCCAGTATGACAACTGGGATTTTGAAAACACTCCCACTGTTGGGATGGGGATATTTCCGGTGGTCACCCTGGAACCTAAAGAGGGATCATCACTATCCATTGAACCAGCAGGAGGGATTGCCACACAAAAGAATCAGGTCACCATCTCGCCGTTTATATCCACAATGAGTGGTAAAGAGACCAACATGATCGTCGGTTACATGAGTGGCGCGCGAGCAGATACTACAGTTACCATAGAAGGGAAGGTATCAAATGATTCAGATTTCCAAGATCTTGCCACAATCACACCTGACGAAAACGGCATATTTGTCTGGCCGGTCCCGACAGCAAACAAGGACATTATTCTCTTCAGAGTTACTTCTAAAACTGGAGATAACCAGGCAATCTCTAAAACCATTAAATTCACATCTTCAAACAGCACAGAACCGGTAGTTAAACCAGTTGTAACCCAGAAGATCACACCGGTGCAGACCATCATTCCGATGATAACCCGCAATCCTTCAATCCCTATTCCAACTATCCTGGAAATCTCTGCCAGCACCTCAATGCCCAAGGTCGGCGATAAAGTAGTGATATCCGGACGGTTAACAGACATGGATGGAAATGGAATTAGTGGAGCAAGAGTCACCATCGACGAGACCGGATATCAGGGAGCATCCACTAGTGAACCCTTCGACACAACCACAACAGGATCTGACGGCAGTTTCCAATTTACTCTATATGTGAAATTTGTAAATATGGTAGGACTTGTCGCAAACTATGCGGGAGATGCCAAACACCAGGGAACGGAGAGTAACACTCTCACCTTCACTTCGTATGCATAG
- the hmgA gene encoding hydroxymethylglutaryl-CoA reductase (NADPH) has protein sequence MDDYLRRIRDGSLKLYALEKELPPGEAVQVRRRFVEEETGISLPKIGDSSIDLDSVVKRNCENMIGTIQVPVGVAGPVLISGEFAGGKYFLPLATTEGALVASVNRGCGLITAAGGADVRILSDGMTRAPVFATDSVVHAREVVDFVKTHEDEIRQAAEATTRHGKLTDIQITTAGTSVFIRFCFTTGDAMGMNMVTIASEKAAELICEQTGARLVALSGNFCTDKKPAAVNVILGRGKTVSAGVKLTDDQIRTILKTNASSLLEVNTRKNLVGSARAGSLGFNAHAANIIAAMFIACGQDPAHVVEGSLCITTIDQAPDGVYVSVTLPALPVGTVGGGTGVATQAECLKLLGVSGGGDPPGSHAKKLAEIIAVGVLAGELSLLGAQAAQHLARAHKELGR, from the coding sequence ATGGATGATTACCTCCGCAGGATCCGGGACGGGTCTCTCAAACTCTATGCTCTTGAGAAGGAACTCCCTCCTGGTGAGGCGGTACAGGTTCGAAGGCGATTCGTTGAGGAGGAGACCGGCATTTCTCTCCCTAAAATTGGTGATAGTTCAATAGATCTCGATTCAGTTGTGAAACGAAACTGCGAAAATATGATAGGAACCATCCAGGTTCCAGTCGGCGTTGCCGGGCCAGTTCTTATTTCAGGGGAATTTGCAGGTGGCAAGTATTTCCTTCCGCTTGCTACAACCGAGGGTGCACTTGTTGCATCAGTGAACCGGGGATGCGGCCTCATTACGGCAGCCGGAGGGGCAGATGTAAGGATCCTCTCTGATGGCATGACCCGTGCACCGGTCTTTGCAACAGATAGTGTTGTTCATGCCAGAGAGGTTGTGGATTTTGTCAAGACTCATGAAGATGAGATCAGGCAGGCTGCGGAGGCCACTACCAGACATGGGAAGTTGACTGATATTCAGATCACTACAGCCGGGACTTCTGTGTTTATCAGATTTTGTTTCACCACAGGGGATGCAATGGGGATGAACATGGTCACTATCGCTAGCGAGAAAGCGGCTGAGTTGATTTGCGAGCAGACAGGTGCACGGCTGGTAGCACTTTCAGGGAACTTCTGTACTGACAAGAAGCCTGCAGCAGTAAATGTCATCCTTGGAAGAGGAAAGACAGTCTCCGCCGGGGTTAAACTGACCGATGATCAGATCAGAACCATCCTCAAGACCAACGCATCTTCACTTTTGGAAGTAAACACACGAAAGAATCTGGTTGGTTCGGCCAGGGCCGGATCTCTTGGGTTCAACGCACATGCTGCAAATATTATCGCAGCCATGTTCATCGCATGTGGGCAGGATCCGGCCCATGTCGTTGAAGGATCGCTCTGTATAACCACCATCGATCAGGCACCGGATGGAGTGTATGTCTCAGTGACACTTCCTGCTCTGCCGGTTGGCACCGTGGGAGGAGGAACAGGAGTCGCCACTCAGGCCGAATGTCTGAAACTTCTCGGCGTATCCGGAGGGGGAGATCCACCAGGTTCACATGCAAAGAAACTTGCAGAGATTATTGCTGTCGGAGTACTGGCCGGTGAACTCTCGCTCCTTGGAGCACAGGCTGCCCAGCATCTTGCAAGAGCTCACAAAGAACTGGGTAGATAG
- a CDS encoding class I SAM-dependent methyltransferase yields the protein MGKQQWCLRVNRQGAEMVRRTLLDEGTLDKSLKIRSDGDELLFPVIHECSGSVIAEFEELHQRVPLPRHELVGGIAILAEDDPVGAAAILAERPSVHTALIAESAVEGEFRTRRFRVLAGDKTTSTIHTEYGKTFRIDLEKAYFSARLASERQRIVGMMHQGEEVLDMFAGVGPFAVMLAEKAGTVWACDLNPDAVSLLIENITRNRVSNVIPILGDAANLSEVYGRRFDRVIMNLPLIAERFLPVASRLCRSGGMIHFYSLVEDDDEDSPVFHQIPIKSMQKRFVRSYSPGRSHVVYDIVVE from the coding sequence ATGGGGAAGCAGCAGTGGTGTCTGCGGGTGAACCGGCAGGGTGCTGAAATGGTAAGAAGGACTCTTCTTGATGAGGGAACCCTTGATAAGAGCCTAAAGATAAGATCTGATGGCGACGAACTACTCTTTCCGGTTATCCATGAGTGTTCAGGATCGGTTATAGCAGAGTTTGAAGAACTTCATCAGCGAGTTCCTCTCCCGAGGCATGAACTGGTAGGAGGAATAGCCATACTTGCCGAAGATGATCCCGTTGGTGCTGCTGCCATTCTTGCAGAGCGTCCTTCGGTCCATACTGCTCTAATTGCAGAAAGTGCTGTGGAAGGTGAGTTCAGGACCAGGCGTTTTCGCGTTCTTGCAGGTGATAAGACAACGTCCACGATCCACACTGAATACGGCAAAACATTTCGGATAGATCTGGAAAAGGCATATTTTTCTGCACGGCTTGCTTCAGAACGTCAGCGGATCGTGGGAATGATGCATCAAGGAGAGGAAGTGCTTGATATGTTTGCAGGTGTCGGTCCATTTGCCGTCATGCTTGCAGAAAAAGCAGGTACAGTCTGGGCATGCGATCTCAACCCTGATGCTGTCTCCCTTCTCATCGAAAACATCACCCGAAATCGGGTCTCAAATGTCATCCCTATCCTTGGAGATGCTGCTAACTTGTCTGAAGTTTATGGAAGACGATTTGACAGGGTGATCATGAACCTTCCACTCATAGCTGAAAGGTTCCTGCCAGTAGCTTCACGTCTCTGTAGGTCTGGTGGCATGATTCATTTTTACTCACTCGTAGAGGATGATGATGAAGACTCACCAGTTTTTCACCAAATCCCGATTAAATCAATGCAAAAGCGGTTTGTCAGATCCTATTCTCCAGGAAGATCCCATGTGGTCTACGATATAGTCGTGGAATAA
- a CDS encoding PEGA domain-containing protein gives MNRYLYTTVLLIIYISACWICFAESNAIPIEVRLQERPFDPGYEPPYTVGPIDQPTSEPTFTVEPTKIGGDSGFLSVDSDPQGADVFLDGSNQGVTPALIRLLSTGTPSHNLRVSKSGYQDWADHISENPGQGETIYRTAYLVKIQPTITVEPTSIGGDSGFFKIDSIPSGADAYVDTDYYGSTPVLVKIPTTVTPSHDIRVTMNGYRDYTEHISTNPGKDQVYPILATLVPLAQYGSIYVSSDPSGALATLDGSTQYLTPCTFNQVISGMHTVTVSKEGYNQYTTQVQVNFNAQPKIYAPLTKYQKTGTLFVDSEPQGADIKVDNIWQGQTPQQVGNLESGYHTVKLQLSGYQTVSQQVLITAGQQTNIRQSLVKTPPEITTGSVTVSSTPSGASVSLNTDYQGVTPVSGSLDLTDITPGVYTITLTAPQRETYSSIITVIAGQVTPVQVELKSPVIPSSQNGTLSVSSSPAGAQVLLNNLYIGITPLTLSSVKPGQYGLTLKMDEYQDYINQVRIEAGVSTTASLNMTPIQKPTGTPVPTQSSLPGILVPIGLGVGAFLLRRFRQT, from the coding sequence ATGAACCGGTATCTGTATACTACAGTCCTTTTGATCATATACATCAGTGCATGCTGGATCTGTTTCGCGGAGAGCAATGCTATTCCAATTGAGGTCAGACTTCAGGAGCGCCCATTTGATCCGGGATATGAACCGCCATATACTGTGGGCCCAATAGACCAACCGACTTCAGAACCTACCTTCACTGTTGAACCAACAAAGATAGGGGGAGATTCAGGATTCTTATCTGTTGATTCTGATCCTCAGGGTGCAGATGTGTTTCTTGATGGCTCAAACCAGGGAGTAACCCCAGCCCTCATCAGACTGTTATCTACTGGAACACCATCGCACAATCTCCGGGTATCAAAGAGTGGATATCAGGACTGGGCTGATCACATATCAGAAAACCCAGGACAAGGAGAGACGATCTATCGGACTGCCTATCTTGTAAAGATTCAGCCAACCATCACCGTTGAACCGACCAGCATAGGAGGGGACTCGGGATTTTTTAAGATCGATTCAATTCCATCGGGTGCAGACGCATATGTTGATACTGATTATTATGGAAGTACACCTGTTCTGGTAAAGATCCCGACTACAGTCACTCCATCTCACGACATACGCGTCACCATGAACGGATATCGTGATTATACTGAACATATCTCTACAAATCCAGGAAAAGACCAGGTTTACCCAATACTGGCGACACTTGTGCCCCTGGCCCAGTATGGTAGTATTTATGTAAGTTCTGACCCTTCAGGGGCCCTGGCAACTCTTGACGGAAGTACTCAGTACCTGACTCCCTGCACCTTCAACCAGGTAATATCAGGGATGCACACCGTCACGGTAAGTAAAGAGGGATATAATCAATATACAACCCAAGTCCAGGTGAACTTCAACGCCCAACCGAAGATATATGCCCCTCTTACAAAATACCAGAAAACTGGAACATTATTTGTTGATTCAGAACCACAAGGGGCTGATATCAAAGTTGATAACATATGGCAGGGTCAGACTCCCCAGCAGGTGGGTAACCTTGAGAGTGGGTATCATACCGTGAAACTGCAATTATCAGGGTACCAGACAGTCAGCCAGCAGGTCCTTATTACAGCTGGGCAGCAGACAAATATCAGACAATCCCTGGTAAAAACCCCACCAGAAATCACTACAGGATCGGTGACAGTTTCAAGTACTCCGTCAGGTGCTTCAGTTTCCCTAAATACTGATTACCAGGGAGTAACCCCGGTTTCAGGATCACTAGATCTAACAGATATCACACCAGGGGTGTACACAATAACACTCACTGCACCTCAACGTGAGACATATTCCTCTATCATCACAGTGATTGCCGGACAGGTAACTCCAGTACAGGTTGAATTGAAATCACCGGTAATCCCTTCATCCCAGAACGGAACATTGAGCGTCAGCTCTTCTCCTGCAGGTGCTCAGGTCCTTCTCAACAATCTCTATATAGGGATAACCCCTCTGACACTCTCATCAGTAAAACCTGGCCAATATGGATTGACCCTAAAAATGGATGAGTACCAGGATTATATCAACCAGGTTCGCATTGAAGCAGGAGTGTCCACAACCGCATCATTGAACATGACCCCTATCCAGAAACCAACAGGAACCCCAGTTCCAACCCAGTCTTCTTTGCCAGGAATTCTCGTGCCAATAGGCCTAGGAGTTGGAGCATTCCTTCTCAGGCGCTTCAGGCAGACCTGA